Below is a window of Struthio camelus isolate bStrCam1 chromosome 14, bStrCam1.hap1, whole genome shotgun sequence DNA.
GCCGCCTTTGACTCCTCCCTCCTCTTCAGTATTTTCCCTCATTTCATCTTTCCCTTCAAAAAACAAAGGTAGCGGTGGAAGTGGGAGCAATCGTTCATCCAGTGGAGGTACTAGTGCATCATCATCCAATTCCAAGTTGTTGAAATCACCCAAAGACAAGCTGCAGATCAGTGGAAACAATAGGCTAATGCATCCGGTACAGCACAGCAAAGTTCCCCATGATAAAATGTGAGTATGCATTTTGACAAAGATTTACATTTTATTACTTGCATGGAAAGTGCTGCATCAGTAGCATTTCTTTTGGTTCCACAGAGTTTTTGGTTTAAAAGATGACATTGTTAAAACTCCCCTAGATCTTTTCTAGCAGCCTGATTGAAGAGTATGGGTACACTAATGGCATTGTTGAATGAGAAGTCTTGCAAAGGTGTTTCTTGAATCAGTATACGTGAAGATCATTTTGCTAGGAGGACTCAGGTTTCTGATCAAATCTGTATACTTTGATCATACGCGAGTTTTAGCTCTGATTCAAGTGATTTTTGACTTGCACACATCACTGTTATTCATTGTGTAATCTTAATTTGCTGTTGTAGAACAGGGCCTTGCTTCCTGGGACATAACAGGACTGTTCTAGTCGCTTTTGTGATGTGCTGTGTCTCTGAATTCAAATTACAGATGCTGAAGTCCTTGATGACTCCCTGAAATACTTAtgaggaggtggggaaaaaaggacagaagagatTGTGGAcctgaaaaaatgtgaaaatagatATGAAAAAATTTATAATAAGAGAACTGGGAATAGAGGAGGCCGGTCAACTGCGTAAATCTATATTGTGACTAGATCAGGGTATTGTAgagtaataaaatacatttcccaTAGCTTTGATAATATATGACTCTGTGATACTACAAttgcctgcaattttttttccattcgtTTCCCTAAACAATAGCATGACTCCATCTGTCAAAGTGGAAAAGATTCATCCAAAGATAGATGGTGCCCAACTGAAAGCTGCTGTTGGTCCAACTTGTTCTACTACTGTGAGTTCCTCAATAAAGACTGGCCTTAATTGTCCCTCAATACCAAAGCCACCCTTGCCTTCCCCTGGACAGATACTGAATGGTAAAGGTCTTCTCTCTGTGCCtccatttttggaaaagaaacctgaagaaaatacaaataatagGAAATTTTTACATAAAAGATTGTcaggtaactttttttaaatattatttgctaTATTGCTCGTAGTAGCATATAAAGAAGTAGGCATAGTCAAATATAAGCtttaacataaatatttgcaaaaaataagcTTCAGAAATAAACCAAACATTAACTTTCATAGGGTTTTAAATTAAGCTTTAATATGGTACAACTTTAAATATTAGAATTTAACTATTTAACTTGACGTGTTCTTAGAGGCATACAAATAACTGGAAATGTTGCTGTTGCTTTCAGAAACCATCCAGGCCTCAGAGGCCTGTCAGTTCCTACGGTTTTAAAATTACACTCCTCTTCTATCTTAAAAGATAGCAGAATAAGGTAGTATGATAGTAAGATAGTTCTATATGAAAGGTATACAGGTATGTAGAAAACTGAACAACTGGCACAGCATagactagaaaacaaaacagtctgcTCTTCAAACACAATAACTCAATAATAATCTTAGTAGAACGGTAGAAAagttcaacaacaacaacaaacatcaGTTGTGACTGCTCACGTTGATGGTGACCTCTTAAATCTGTTCTTGGTTTTGCAAGatcatttttactttaaaaaaaaaaaaaaaaaaaagaagcattctgGCATGCAGGATCTGCTTCTCTGGGATCTTTTACAGCTGTAAGTTTCTCCCTTCTGTTTGCAGAACTGAGATCTGTGTTTCAGCATGTCACACTGTGGGAGTAGAAAACGTTTGGTTTTAATTCAGTAATTTTATTTGTACATTTGCACGTGTTACACCTGAAAACAGGTTTTGGTTTGGTCAAGTTCTATGATGAAAATAAATCTTAGCGTTTCAAAGTGTTTTTATGACATCTGTTTGCTTTCAATAATGTGCTATTTATGTACCTTTAACAGAGAGAGAATTTGATCCTGATATATACTGTGGTGTCATTGATGTGGAAACCAAGAAGCCCTGTACTAGGTCTTTGACATGCAAGGTAGGATATCTTAATCAGAATAAGATTATGATGtaaattttaaactttatttcctGAGTAACATGACAAAAAACGGAAAACTACTAATTTTTGCTGTCAGTATTTACCACTGTAAACGGTAACATGTCTTGGTAACATCTGAAAATATGTTGCCAGAAATGAAGAAGGAAGTGTTTTTGAAATCCAATTaacttgtttattaaaaaatatgtattccaTTAAGTAACCcaaagggttttttattttttctttttacaaaccCGTTAAACAGAATGCTGCCATTGGAAAGACTGTTGTTCCACGTGCGGATAGTATGAGGCCAGCATGTTGCTGTTCTTTTTGGAGAGAGGCTTTCGGTTATGGATCgtgaatttttaaaagtctatCATAAGCATTAAAAGTATTGTTTGTTTATGCAGGGTTTAGATAAACaagctctccctcctcccctctacCCTCCTGAAGAAAAAACCCAAAGTCTGTAGTAGGTGCTGAGGAGGCATTTGTGTAAATGCTAACACTGCTTGATGTAGGACTTCAGCTTCTTCAGAAAAGAGTAATCGGAAGAAGCCACAGAGTATACCTAGAGGTCAAACTCTAAATTAAACcatctttttaaaactttcaatTTGATGAAGAGTGTTTTCTGGCTCAGAACTCTttagggggcagggagggagggtatCATTTAGCCCCAAGAAACCAAAAATCAAAATCCTGGGCAATTGTGTAATGTTTAGCTACTTTCCTGCCAAGCAGCTAAACTGTCAGTAGAGGAAGCATCTGGTAAATAAACCACCTACAGAACAAAGGTAAAATGGAGCTGATATTAATGACCCAAAGGAACTGAACTTGAACATGTTGCCCTTTTGGAATTGCAAGGGGAAGGCAATTGTTTTGCTAATAGAGAAGGGAAGAGTATCGAGTCTCTTACAAGAGAACTAGAGAAACGAAAAGTTTAAAAGAGATAGGAGGTAAAATCATTTCTCAGCAATTCCTTATATTACACCTACTCATAAAATGTTTCTCTGAATTGTTATCCATGTCTAAGttatatgatgatgatgattttttaCCTATCAAAAATGAACCGAATCAAACCTTTTATGCTGTATGAAAATAAGATATTGTATACTAATTTAACAGTCCAGAAAAATAACTTCCATCTGTTTTGATTTACCTAGAATTTGTGCCGCATGTATCTTACTCCATGTAGCATTCAGGATGCTCAAAGGACTTTGAATTCTGTCTGACTGTGGATTctgctgtgtgtctgtgtgtgtctgtgtgtgtctgtgtgtgtctgtgtgtgtctgtgtgtgtctgtgtgtgtctgtgtgtgtctgtgtgtgttgcaTATGTATTTCGCTGCATTAACTTTCAAAGAATATGTTAGTATATTAGAAGAAAGCaagtaaaaggttttttttgatACTTTTAGTGTTTCACATTAgaagtctgtttttaaaatctgtgttaaatattttatgggtgaaagtaaatatttgatattttttgttGTGCATTATAGagtaagataaatatttttagatacCATTTTATTCCTGGCAATTAAGATACAGATGTGGAAAAGATTTGAAACTCTAGTCTTTGAAGAGCTTTGGcagcttcttttaaaaagaagtttgaaagaactttaaaagaaatttttaaagcaattgctagttttctttttttaattatcatacAGGGACATAATCACCCattaagcaattttaaaatttcttttacaaGCCATTTGTCTGTTTATTTACTCAACCGCAAATGTGATGATTTTCTTTGTTCTAGAATTCTAGACATGTGTTTTGAGCGTTTAATTTCCACAAATCTAATAGCCTGTGATTAATGATTTATTCATGGATTTGTAGACACATTCCTTAACCCAGCGGAGGGCTGTACAGGGTCGAAGAAAACGATTTGATGTGTTGTTAGCcgaacacaaaagcaaaaccaggGAAAAGGAATTTCTTCGACATTCGGATCATCATCAGCAGATGCCCCCTCTCAGGGAACCACATCCCTCACCTACTAAAACTTCCCAGGAGCTGCACCAAAATTCTCATGGAGTTACTCTTACAGAATCAAAGCCTTTATTACCTAATAAACCCAAACCTCACCCCCCCAGTCTTCCAAGGTAAGGAAAATCTGCGTATCCAGTAGGTATGAAGTGAATACTGATAGCTTCATGATGTGGGCTTTGAAAGAGAGAGACGGATCTGTTGGCTGAGGGCCGTATTTTTGCTCTGGGCCTGGTGACCAGCTGCAATTAGCAATTCCGGGCTGAGCGAATAGGGCCTCATAGCGAAGAGGGTCTGATGTTTGAATCAGTAAAAGATGACTTGCATCAATGAAAGCAGTTCTGCTACAATTAGGTAATGCTAGGCTTTCCAAGGGGTAcaccaccacctcaccttcctctcAGGAGATGCGTTGAGATAGAGAAAACATTGGAAATTTGTTAATGTAAAGTCCCTTTTGTAGGTAATTAAAAATTCTGAGCTTAAACGCTTGCTAAACTAGCCTTTGTTCACTAACGCCTTCACTGCTTGCCTTGCTCAGGCCTCCAGGctgcccagcccagcacagtGGAAATGCCCCTAGCGATTCTCCTTCTGTCCACGAATCCCCTCACCCTCccttgcctgcagctgagccagcCTCTCGGTTATCCAGTGATGAGGGAGAATGTGATGAAAAAGAAGAGCCTGTTGAAAAACTGGATTGTCATTATTCAGGTCATCATCCTCAACCAGCCGCTGTATGTTTCAAGTTAAAGTTAAGCTTGCTCTCTCACCGGTTCCAAATTTGTGAACAAGTGATTTGGGGGTTTTAAGAGCGTTTTCTGTGGTGTGTGTGGAATTTTCTATTCatactttattttaagaaaacaattttgcTGCCAAATAAGCGGTGAAGGTTTAGTTCTACTTGCAAAGTAGAGGTACCATGAAAATATCTTTTGGACCTCACTTTTGCAATACGAAAGAAGTCAAAATGCCAAAATACTGAAGATGGAATTGGTAATTGCTATTAAGAGCTGTGGGTTTGGGGTAGGAGGGCAGGTAGGATTTCCAGGAAGTGATCAGTGTGGAAAAAGGACAtgcaaataatgctttttttttttttttaagtgagatttcattattagctttttttttttgacattgttACTACAAAGTGCCAGCCATCCAAGCAAAGGTAACAGTAGcgtgttttttaatatttgaatctTGATGAAAGTTAGCATGTatggtatgctttttttttttccaaatgcaaaatattgaaatttttctgcatttgataCAGCTCTTGGATTTCTCTAGTTTGTACCATTAGATAGCAGACTCTAAATGATTGCAAGTTGTTCCTTAGTGTGTTAACATGAGAAGTCTTTCATGTGAGATTAGTTATTACTGTTGCTTTCAACAAAGTATTAAAAGGCTGTTTAATGGAAAAAAGGAGATGAACCATAAGGTGCAATAGATGAGCCTTCCcctttaatttctgtcttttcaaaCCACTGTTAGTCTTACTAAATGCACAAGCTTTATTACCTAGCCTGTATatcaaattatcttttttttttttaaactggctgtGAGCAGATAAGCTGACACCTCCTCAGAAGTAAATGTTATACTGCTGTCCGTCCTTGTTTGAATCCAGAGCGATTCAAAtctgactgctgctgctgtttgtaaaTATGGGTGTATCAAGTGGGTAGAAAATTATCCCAATACAATAGGGCCAAAAATTTTAAATGGTTGTTATAGCGTGGAAATAAAAGTTCtaatgtatgggttttttttaacctttgttttAAACATCTAAAAGCAAATCCATTTagcaatatttgtttaaaagcaagTGTGTTATTATTTCAGGGAGTTGTTACTGCAAGTAGAAAGCACCAATAAAAATCTATCTTTTCAGTTTTGCACATTTGGTAGTCGGCAAATTGGAAGAGGTTATTACGTGTTTGATAAGCGGTGGAACCATATTCGATGTGCACTTAACTTCATGGTGGAGAAGCATCTGAATTCACAGATGTGGAAGTGAGTAGAAATGGAAGAGTTCTTACTCTTGTTGATATTTGTAGGAATACATAAAGCCTATAGTTTTAGCTACAGAAAAGTCATCTTGTGTTCATGTTAACCAAATCAAAGGTTGGTAGTCTATGCTTTACATTTTTATGCAACAATTAACAGTTAATTCAGCAGAATATTTTAGTGGCATTAAGCAAACTCAAAATGCAGTTACCGTAATGTAGTACTATTAAACTGAGTATTATTCCAAAGAATGGTAGCTacctagttttttgtttttcttctgtttacctGCAGGAAAATTCCTCCAGCATCTAGTAACACGACATCTGTTCGTGCACCACATCGGACAAACTCAATGCCTACTTCACAGTATGGTGTCAGTGCAACAGGTTTCCTTTTACCCACCACGGTTATGTCATCGCCAGCATTGGTATCTCCTTCCTGTATGTCTCTGAATAATAAATCGGTACCATCACATGGAACTACACTAAATGCCAATCCTGCAGCTTTGGGTGCGGTGGATCCTGTTTGCAGTATGCAATCAAGACAAGTGTCTTCATCCCCTTCAACACCTACAGTGCTTTCCTCAGTACCTTCACCTATGCCCAGCAAACCTCAGAAATTGAAATCCAGCAAATCTTTTAAACCTAAGGAATCTTCTGCTGGCAGTGGCACCTGTAACAGCACCGGCAGCGTCAGTAGCAGCGGCGGCTCAGGAAAGAAGCGTAAAAACAGTTCCGCACTGCTAGCACCTTCTCATTCCACAGAGTCCTTTAGAAAAAACTGTGTGGTTAACTCTGGAAACTCTGGGACCTCCTATCATCCGTCGGTGACGTCTTCGTCCCACAGCGTTGGCCTCAATTGTATGACTAGTAAAGCTAACTCGGTTAGCCTCAAGCATGACCAATCAGGGAGGGGTCCTCCGACTGGAAGCCCTGCAGAATCGATAAAAAGAATGAGTGTGATGATGAACAGTAGTGATTCCACTCTCTCCTTAGGGCCATTTGTTCATCAGTCCAGTGAGCTGACTGTCAATTCACACAGCAGTTTTTCACATTCACATACTTCCCTAGATAAAttaataggaaagaaaagaaagtgctcACCTGGTTCGAGTGGcataaatagcagcagcagcaaatcaaACAAAGTTGCCAAATTGCCATCCATGAATAACGTTCATGCAAAACACACTGGTGCAATCCCAGGGGCACAAGGACTGATGAACAATTCTCTTCTTCATCAGGTATGAAATTTTTATCTTGGCGTTAGCCGGTGAGAATGTCTCCTCACGTGCTTATATTGATGGTGTTGCCAGAACTGTTAGCTAGCCGATTCCACGTGCAGTTCTAGTAAAAGAGAGTTGTCTCTTCTTCTGTTTGCCCATTACTCATTTGAGTGTTTTTATACTGAATGTACTTTCAGAAGAATTTTATGAGCACCTTTCTCCTGCAAAGTGTGgtttttattcaggaaaaaaaaaaaaagaaaaataaccttaaATATGGCATCCCAGGTTCTGCATTTGTTCCCTGGGAATCACTATCAGATGAAATCCGgttctcatgtttaaaaaaagaaaaaatcttgctGCCAGCTATGGAGCTGAGCCTAATGTCTGAGCCTGAGTTCTTCTTTTTGTGTCAGTAGTAAACGTTTTAGAGAGTGGAATATAAGGATACTGATTATAGAAGAACTGTGATGAAGTAATTAAGCCTATTATCCCAAGGTGTCACTGACTAACTTCTTAGTAATAACAAGATTAGATGTTATAAATAAGGTAGAAATCTTTGCAGTCTGTAAAACAAACATTTACTATAAAGAAAGCAGATCTCAAGAAATTGTCAGATACTGTTTTTAGTTTTGGTGAggggtccaaaaaaaaaaaattgccttgggAAACTAGTGTATTGCTAGAAACCTCTGGAGAAATTAGAATGAGAAATAATTAAGAAACCTGTAACTTAGAATTCTTAACAAAATTATTCAAATTGACTTGGAAGATCACTTGGAGGGGTAAATATTATTTGATATAGTTTGAGGAGAGCACAGAAGAGGGAGCAGATTCCCGGGTTATCCAGCCCCAACTCCATGAGTATTTTGGGATTTGTTTTCTATGCGTGTTTTCCACACTGAAaagctgagaaatattttttgtttcctctggtACTAAAGCCCTGAAATCATGGTAACTGGAGAGGTGGGAGGTCAGAAAGATCTTTTTCAGAATGGTTTCTGAGTTTTCAGTTTCAGCCATCGAGCAAGACTCTCACTGCTTTTGTGTGATGAATATACTTACtgtaatgagagagagagagagagaggaaaaaaaaaaaaagcatttgtatgATTTGGCATTTGATAGTTTTTATTTCAACTGCGCagtataaataaaggaaaaaataatttgagtGAATTTAGGAAGGAAATCATATCTAAAGCCATTGTAACTTTAAAGAGCAACTAGATTGAGAAATGGGAGTACAAACAAGCCAACTGCTTATTAATGGTGACACATCGTGCCTTCTGATACCCACCAAGAAAGCTCTCTTTATTCCAAAAATGTCTTCTAAGGGCGTCCGTGCTAATAGCCTTGTTTACtcatctttctgttttgtttatttgctcaAAAGCCAAAGGCGCGTCCCTGATAGCTGAATATACCATGGTGAGAAGAACTGGACAGTTTCCACTACAAGCAAAACCTCCATCTGGAATTCTGGACTCCAAGATGCCTTGAGTTATCCCAGCTTCCCATGGTCCTCAGGTGTGGAAATCTACTGGACTGTCACTCAAACAAGGAATTTCCCTGAAGCCATGTCTGTAGCAGTGAATATACTAGAAATGGACACTGGATGAAGTTCAGCCACATAATTGCTCTTATCAGTGTTAACGGTGGTCTGGACTGTTTGCTACAAATCTGTGAGATTTTACTTACAGGAGTACATCATCTTGCCACTATTTGACATAGATTGGCTGggcaaaagaatgttttttttttttttggggggggggggggggggaacattaCTGTGGACTTATTTTTATATTGATGGTGTCTTTTGTAGGTGATAGCTACCAGACAGACACTGTCACTAGAGAGGACCCCTCATCGCGGGGGCGGAGATGTGTGAGGCACAATGGAAAGAAGCCCTCAAGAAGGGAATATGGCTTTAGTGTTTTTATAGCAATGTTCCTTTAACGGAATATAAAAATAGCACAATTAAAAAATAGTCTGTGTTTTGCCCAGCCTTTTGCAAGTAATTTGGGATAAGAAGCTATCAGGAGTttcaaaaaactttaaaaaaaaatacaca
It encodes the following:
- the ATXN7 gene encoding ataxin-7 isoform X1, giving the protein MSARAAGDVRGEQRRAAARQRQRRPRPGEGGGGGGGGGGGGGGGGGAGGGGGGGGGGGGGSGAGPSATAAAMAAVGERRSLPSPEAMLGQPWSHWVDAAKLHGNDGTALEESFKEYGRNREAMRLCREDMPIFGLCPAHDDFYLVMCNHCNQVVKPQAFQSHYERRHSSSSKPPLTPPSSSVFSLISSFPSKNKGSGGSGSNRSSSGGTSASSSNSKLLKSPKDKLQISGNNRLMHPVQHSKVPHDKIMTPSVKVEKIHPKIDGAQLKAAVGPTCSTTVSSSIKTGLNCPSIPKPPLPSPGQILNGKGLLSVPPFLEKKPEENTNNRKFLHKRLSEREFDPDIYCGVIDVETKKPCTRSLTCKTHSLTQRRAVQGRRKRFDVLLAEHKSKTREKEFLRHSDHHQQMPPLREPHPSPTKTSQELHQNSHGVTLTESKPLLPNKPKPHPPSLPRPPGCPAQHSGNAPSDSPSVHESPHPPLPAAEPASRLSSDEGECDEKEEPVEKLDCHYSGHHPQPAAFCTFGSRQIGRGYYVFDKRWNHIRCALNFMVEKHLNSQMWKKIPPASSNTTSVRAPHRTNSMPTSQYGVSATGFLLPTTVMSSPALVSPSCMSLNNKSVPSHGTTLNANPAALGAVDPVCSMQSRQVSSSPSTPTVLSSVPSPMPSKPQKLKSSKSFKPKESSAGSGTCNSTGSVSSSGGSGKKRKNSSALLAPSHSTESFRKNCVVNSGNSGTSYHPSVTSSSHSVGLNCMTSKANSVSLKHDQSGRGPPTGSPAESIKRMSVMMNSSDSTLSLGPFVHQSSELTVNSHSSFSHSHTSLDKLIGKKRKCSPGSSGINSSSSKSNKVAKLPSMNNVHAKHTGAIPGAQGLMNNSLLHQPKARP
- the ATXN7 gene encoding ataxin-7 isoform X3 produces the protein MPIFGLCPAHDDFYLVMCNHCNQVVKPQAFQSHYERRHSSSSKPPLTPPSSSVFSLISSFPSKNKGSGGSGSNRSSSGGTSASSSNSKLLKSPKDKLQISGNNRLMHPVQHSKVPHDKIMTPSVKVEKIHPKIDGAQLKAAVGPTCSTTVSSSIKTGLNCPSIPKPPLPSPGQILNGKGLLSVPPFLEKKPEENTNNRKFLHKRLSEREFDPDIYCGVIDVETKKPCTRSLTCKTHSLTQRRAVQGRRKRFDVLLAEHKSKTREKEFLRHSDHHQQMPPLREPHPSPTKTSQELHQNSHGVTLTESKPLLPNKPKPHPPSLPRPPGCPAQHSGNAPSDSPSVHESPHPPLPAAEPASRLSSDEGECDEKEEPVEKLDCHYSGHHPQPAAFCTFGSRQIGRGYYVFDKRWNHIRCALNFMVEKHLNSQMWKKIPPASSNTTSVRAPHRTNSMPTSQYGVSATGFLLPTTVMSSPALVSPSCMSLNNKSVPSHGTTLNANPAALGAVDPVCSMQSRQVSSSPSTPTVLSSVPSPMPSKPQKLKSSKSFKPKESSAGSGTCNSTGSVSSSGGSGKKRKNSSALLAPSHSTESFRKNCVVNSGNSGTSYHPSVTSSSHSVGLNCMTSKANSVSLKHDQSGRGPPTGSPAESIKRMSVMMNSSDSTLSLGPFVHQSSELTVNSHSSFSHSHTSLDKLIGKKRKCSPGSSGINSSSSKSNKVAKLPSMNNVHAKHTGAIPGAQGLMNNSLLHQPKARP
- the ATXN7 gene encoding ataxin-7 isoform X2, giving the protein MSARAAGDVRGEQRRAAARQRQRRPRPGEGGGGGGGGGGGGGGGGGAGGGGGGGGGGGGGSGAGPSATAAAMAAVGERRSLPSPEAMLGQPWSHWVDAAKLHGNDGTALEESFKEYGRNREAMRLCREERRHSSSSKPPLTPPSSSVFSLISSFPSKNKGSGGSGSNRSSSGGTSASSSNSKLLKSPKDKLQISGNNRLMHPVQHSKVPHDKIMTPSVKVEKIHPKIDGAQLKAAVGPTCSTTVSSSIKTGLNCPSIPKPPLPSPGQILNGKGLLSVPPFLEKKPEENTNNRKFLHKRLSEREFDPDIYCGVIDVETKKPCTRSLTCKTHSLTQRRAVQGRRKRFDVLLAEHKSKTREKEFLRHSDHHQQMPPLREPHPSPTKTSQELHQNSHGVTLTESKPLLPNKPKPHPPSLPRPPGCPAQHSGNAPSDSPSVHESPHPPLPAAEPASRLSSDEGECDEKEEPVEKLDCHYSGHHPQPAAFCTFGSRQIGRGYYVFDKRWNHIRCALNFMVEKHLNSQMWKKIPPASSNTTSVRAPHRTNSMPTSQYGVSATGFLLPTTVMSSPALVSPSCMSLNNKSVPSHGTTLNANPAALGAVDPVCSMQSRQVSSSPSTPTVLSSVPSPMPSKPQKLKSSKSFKPKESSAGSGTCNSTGSVSSSGGSGKKRKNSSALLAPSHSTESFRKNCVVNSGNSGTSYHPSVTSSSHSVGLNCMTSKANSVSLKHDQSGRGPPTGSPAESIKRMSVMMNSSDSTLSLGPFVHQSSELTVNSHSSFSHSHTSLDKLIGKKRKCSPGSSGINSSSSKSNKVAKLPSMNNVHAKHTGAIPGAQGLMNNSLLHQPKARP